Below is a window of Pleurodeles waltl isolate 20211129_DDA unplaced genomic scaffold, aPleWal1.hap1.20221129 scaffold_58, whole genome shotgun sequence DNA.
AAAAATAAGAGCTCGGCAAGTCACAAAATTCATGGGAGGAGCCAAGCCGAGCTTTGGGTCAGACTTAGTTATAAGGCCCAAAGAACGAGCGGATGCTTCAACTGATTCAGTGCGTAAATGATGCAGCAAACATTATGTAAGAGCAGGGTATACTCTTTTGGATTACAAATCCTGAACACCTGTGCTTCACTTTAGTTCAATACATATACTGAAGCGGCATTTGTTAAtagtaatatatacattttaccAATGGAGGTTCCCATCTCCAGAGCCCTGACAACACGTCCATGAGCGAAACAATAGGTGACAATTTGTCATCTGCACTGTATTTATACTGCCAATATTTTTGTATGTGGGACAGTCTTATAGCATGTTAAACTACATGAAAGTGAACGCAGTAtgtgtaaaatgttaaaatgtctTTTTTGAACAAGGCTAAACGTGAGATAAGTCAGGATATAATAatttcttcactgaaaaaaacaaagattacagagatggtatacttagaaaatagaattaaaaaaaaacttaggaattgactgaaaaaaacaaaggatataggGGCGTTATATGGCTGTGGAAAAGCTACAGAGTTTGCATTTGCTAGAATTTTAGCACCTCATGTTCTTACTGGGCTCAGAGGCACAGCCTCCCATTTTAAGAAAAAAAGCACATAAAGCAGAGTTTGTTCGAGACATAGGAAGAACAAAGTTCTAGATGTGATCTTTGCAGGTGCGTTTCCACCCTCAGACAACCACAACTTTTTCCCCTTGCTCACCCTTCACCCGTTCATGGTTCTCATAGTACTATGAAAAACTTTGTAGTGGGCTCCTTCATTCCACAATAATTCCTATAATGAATTGTGCCATCATTTCCCGATTCTGTCCTTTAACTAGTTAGGATTTGGTTGAATGACTCTCTGTAAATAAGAAActcataaaacacattaatatacaaTTAATCTAACAGTGACTCATTTACATAGTGAGTAGTGAGCCAAGATCCAGCTCAATGTTAAATATCCCTGGGAAGTGCCACTAGGATGGGTGCATTGACAGGTGCATGTGAGGATGGACATTAGCATTGCTTCTTCCATGTCAGGGCTTGGGTGGTAAATATCGTGCACTGCAAGCATTAACCCTGAGAGTTACAGCTCACATTCTGCTGCTTTTACGTCTTGTGCTTTTGGACACTGTTCTCCGGCTACTGCCAGTGAATCATCAATGTTGTATGAAAATGACCAAACACCACGATCAGCTGTGAACATTCACCAGCATGTGCTTGTTAAACTAGTTCTTCTTGCAGGGACTCAGTCGAGGTGTGTTGGGTTTATGGGTTTTATCACTAACCCCTCAAGTTAGCTGAAAGTACCCTTGTTAGTCCCAGTATTGTTCAGAGTGCTGCCTTTACAGGTAGCAGGACAGGTgtgcttggatgtttttctttGCAACTGAATAAAAACCAACAATGTTTCTTTAATTTTAGTCAACAATGTGCTAGTCTCCCAGTGTGCTTCCTGGTATGTCATGTTGTTTTGTTATGTGTGCAAAAGTGAACAATCACTGAGAATAGCCACGTTATATAATTCTACAGGTATcgatatttgtgttttttcttttctgacTAGACGGGTCTTCTATGATCTGGTATTTGAATGTCCCACATCATTGACATTTTATCTTTCTCTGTAATTCCTTCATGTTAAAATAACTGCACCTTTTTGCTCATGTCTATGTCCTCAGATGGTTCAATATTATTGTTAATCTTCTTAAGTTCTTTCCAGACTCGCTGCACCTCTAGGATTTTTTCCATGTGAGTGAAATGAAAGTGTGTGTTCGCTGAGGACTGTGTGGAATCGAAAATTGACAAAAGCTCTTCACAATTTCAGTGCACTTCTAGGTCTTCCCACTGTGTGTTTGCTCATGACTTCTAGAGAGCTGATAATTGACAAAAGCAGTTCTGACATTCattgcaatgtttttgtttttcttctgtgtgtgtttgctgatgtaccAATAAGTTTAATAACTGACAAAAGCTATCCACACATTCACTGCACCAGAAAGGCTTTTCCTCAGTGTGTGTCCACTGATGAATCCTTAATGTTGAAAAGTCACTAAAACAATTTTCACATTCATTGCATTTGACTAAAGcgcctcacacattcactgcacttaaatGGCTTTTCCGCTATGTGTGTGTTCCTTGATATATTTGTAGGCCTGGtaaactaaagctcttcacacatttggGGCAATTGAAAGGCTGTTCCCCTGTGAATGTTTgctgatgaatccttaatgttGGCACGTTCCTAATCCTACTTCCACATTGATTGTAATAGTATTGTTTATCCCGTGTGTTAGCTGATGTCTTCGGAGTTTTGATAATCAACTGATCCTATTCACACATTTACTGCACCTTTATGGTTTTCCCTGGTGTGTATTCGTTGATGCTTTTGTAGGCCTGATAAGTGACTAAGTGGGTCatgacgaccctggcggccggcaggaacactggcggtaataccgccaacaggctggcggtgttccgccagtgtattatgactgtagtgcattagccatggccataaTGCCGGCCCTTCCATTGTACCGTCAGGCTTCTGCcgagcggtcataatccccagccaggctagctagccaggaccccagtgctcataggtttgtggcctatatgtgttccctgtgtggtgcctaactgtatcactgaggctctgctaaccagaacctcagtgtttatgctctctctgcttttaaatttgtcactgcaggctagtgactaattttaccaattctcattggcacactgaaacacccttataattccctagtatatggtacctaggtacccagtgtattggggttccagaagatccctatgggctgcagcatttcttttgccacccatagggagctcagacaattcgtacacaggcctgcccctgcagcctgagggaaataatgtccacgttatttcacagccattttacactgcacttaagtaacttataagtcacctttatgtctaaccctcacttggtgaaggttaggtgcaaagttacttagtgtgtgggcaccctgacactagccaaggtgcccccacattgttcagggcaaattccctggaatttgtgagtgtggggacaccattacacttgtgcactacatataggtcaatacctatatgtagcgtcaccatggtaactccgaacatggccatgtaacatgtctaggatcatgaaactgcctttccggggactccactgcagctgccaacccatcagacaggtttctgcccccctggggcctgggcagcctggtcccaggaaggcagaacaaaggatttcctctgagagagggtgttacaccctctccctttggaaataggtgtgaagggctggggaggagtagcctccctccgcctctgtaaatgctttgatgggcacagatggtgcccatctctgcataagccagtctacactggttcagggatcccccagccctgctctggcgcaaaactggacaaaggaaaggggagtgaccactcccctgaccagtacctcccaggggaggagcccagggctcctccagtgtgtcccagacctctgccatcttggattcagaggtgtttggacacaatggacagctctgagtggccaatgccagcaggtgacatcagagacccctcctgataggtgcttacctctttcagtagccaaacctccttttttatggaaatttagggtctctcctctgggctattcctcagataacgaatgcaagagcttaccagagttcctctgcacttacctcttcaacttctgccaaggatcgaccaccgactgctccaggacgcttgcaaaaccgcaacaaagtagcaagatgactaccagcaacattgtagtgcctattcctgccggctttctcgactggttcctggtggtgcatgttctgagggctgtctgccttcaccctgcactggaagccaagaagaaatctcccgtgggttgacggagtcttccccctgctaacgcaggcaccaaatttctgcatcactggtcctctgggtcccctctcatcctgacaagtgtggtccctggaacacaggagctgggtccaagtgtctcccacagtccagtggcccttctgtccaaatttgtggcggtaagtccttgcctccccacgacagacagtaatcctgtgtactgcctgatctgcagctggcccggcttctgtgcacttttccaaggattcctttgtgcacagcctagcctgtgtccccagcactctgtcctgcattgcccaacttgctgagttggactccgacgtcgtgggaccttcctttgtgattctgagtcgaccgctgtcctcagattttctaagtgcttgttccggtacttctgcgggtgctgcctgcttctgccagggctctttgagttgctgagcgccccctccatctcctcctcaaaggggcgacatcctggtccttcctggtccccaacagcacccaaaatcctcaactgcgacacttgcagctagcaaggcttgtttgcagtctttctgcgtggaaacaactctgcatcctccagcacgccgtgggacatcttctgaccaaaggagaagttcttggcaccttccgtcgttgaagaatcttcagcttcttccacccggaggcagcccctttgcaccttcatctggggtttagtgggctcctgccccccggacacttgtgtgactcttggacttggtccccttcctttacacgtccccaggtccaggaatctgtcttcagtgttttgctggtggttgttgttcttgcagaatcccctatctcgactttactgtctccctggggtagtagggtaactttactcctacttttcagggtcttggggtggggtatcttggacacccttagtgttttctaacagtctcagcgaccctctacaacctacactaggcctggggtgcattcgtggttcgcattccacttttggtgtacATTGTCTGTGTTGCCCcatgcctatttctacctattgcatcctattgtgattctacattgtttgcactacttttctaactgttacttacctgattttggtttgtgtgcatatcatttgtgtatattacttacctcctaagggagtatatcctctgagatacttttggcatattgtcactaaaataaagtacctttatttttagtaactctgagtattgtgttttcttgtgaaatagtgctatatgatataagtggtatagtaggagctttgcatgtctcctagttcagcctaagctgctctgctatagctacctctatcagcctaagctgctagaaacacctctattttactaataagggataactggacctggcacaaggtgtaagtaccacaaggtacccactataagccaggccagtctcctacaccagGGCAGCGCTataagcagctctgccctggggattatgaatccccaaccgccagcctgtccatggcggtaaaccacgccatggaaaggctggcggtaagggggaatcacggtgcccctggggggcccctgcactgcccatgcacttggcatgggtagtgcaggggcccccaggcacagccccatcgcgcatttcactgcctgaaatacgGGCAGTgtaatgcgcaacaggtgctgctgcacccactgtacttcaacattgccgccagctctattatgagccggcttcaatgtcgATGTGgcttgtccgctggcccagcggaaatgtcaaaatagggtgccacggATACCGCCAGCACTGTTCATACAATTCACTGCACTTCAATGTTTTTTCTCCTGTGTGCATTCGCTGATGATTCCTTAATGCTGAAGGGTCACTAAAACTACTGCCGCATTCACTACAATTTTAAGGATTTTCCCCCGTGTGTGTGCGCTGATGTCTATGTAGGTGTGATAACTTACTAAAACTattcccacattcactgcacttgaatggtatttcccctgtgtgtgttcgctgatgagtcCCTAATGATGAAGCATAACTAAAAGTGCTGCCACATTCACTGCATTTGAATGGCTTTTCCActgtgtgtgttcgttgatgaTTCCTTAATGATGAAGAGTAAATAAAAGCgctgccacattcactgcacttgaatggtttctcccctgtgtgtgttcgctggtgTGTTTTTAGGtttgataactgactaaagctcttcacacactcactgcacttgaatggtttttccccagtgtgtgttcgctgatgaatccttaatgaTGAAGAGTAAACAAAAGCgctgccacattcactgcacttgaatggtttttcccctgtgtgcgtGCGCTGATGTCTTTTTAGTTTTGAtaattgactaaagctcttcacacattcactgcacttgaatgttttttcccctttgtgtgtttgctggtgaATCATTAATGTTGAAGGGTAAGTAAAAGCgctgccacattcactgcacttgaatggtttctcccctgtgtgtgttcgctggtgTGTTTTTAGGtttgataactgactaaagctcttcagacattcactgcacttgaatggtttttccccagtgtgtgttcgctgatgactcCTTAATGATGAAGAGTAAATAAAAGCgctgccacattcactgcacttgaagggcttttcccctgtgtgtgtgcgctgatgtctttttaggtttgataagtgactaaagctcttcagacattcattgcacttgaatggtttttcccctgtgtgtgttcgctgatgaatccttaatgatgaagagtaaataaaagcgctgccacattcactgcacttgaatggtttctcccctgtgtgtgttcgctgatgtctttgtaATTGTGATGACATACTAAAGCACtttgcacattcactgcacttgaatggtttctcccctgtgtgtgttcgccgATGTCTTTGTAATTGggattcccctgtgtgtgttcgctgatgtctttgtaATTGTGATGACATACTAAAGCACtttgcacattcactgcacttgaatggtttctcccctgtgtgtgttcgctgatgtctttgtaATTGTGATGACATACTAAAGCACTTTGCACatgcactgcacttgaatggtttttcccctgtgtgtgcttGCTGGTGTCTTCGTAGGTGTGATGACATACTAAAGCACtttgcacattcactgcacttgaatggtttttcccctgtgtgtgtttgctgatgaatcCTGAGTTGTGAAGAATCACTAAAACTACTTTCACATTCAGTGCAATggtatggcttttcccctgtgtgtgtttgatgatgtctttggaggtgtgatgattgactaaagctcttcacgcattcactgcacttgtatggtttttccccctctgtgtgtttgctgatgtctctGTAAGTCTGGTATTTGACTGATGCTCTTCACACAATCACTggacttgaatgttttttttttctgtgtgagtTTTCTGATGGTGCTTTAATTGAGATGAGAAACTAAAACTCTCACTAAATGTCTATGATTTGTTTTTCTTGGTTAGCGTCTCTGGTCGGTTATATATTTGTCTACAGCCCAAGTCTGTGCTTCCTAATGAGCCATTAGGCTGATAAAGCACTTGCACGTTTGATTTCTGAATTACAACTAACGTTCAATAGCCATTAAATACATGCCACACtcataatatatataaaatatattgtaGGTGGTTGTGACTTTAGATTGGATTATGGCTATGCACGCTTGCGGGTAAAGATTAATCTCCCTTCTGGCCGGTGCAAATTGGAACAGTCTGTTGTATTGTAGACAGcagaactcctcttctcttctaccCCTCTGTTGTTTGGCTCCACTCTGTTGGGCTTTTCTCTGGTTGCTGTGATTTGGCCAGGAAGAGTTTAGAATACACGCAGAGCATTGAattatggtctgttctcactttagAAAACAAAGCACTGCTGTAACATCATACTGATCACATGACCAAAGCTGGTGTTGGACACATGTTTATACAAGAGgtaggttgttgttgttgttgctgccttCATTTTCAAGCAGTAATTTCTTCGTCTTGTGGTGTTGAGGTGCACAGCTCAAACTCTTATATCCCCTGAATTGCCCTTAAATGCTTCTTCCAGGATCAGTTTATGTGCAAGTTTCTCAGTTGCTGTCTGTATTGATGTTTTCCTGAATACCGGAGCTCATTGTTGGTGACTGTTCTTTGCAAATCTGCAGTTTTGTCTTCTTTATTCATAATAATGTCATGCATTCAAGGCTTATTTTCTGTTGGATGTGAAGATATTAAAAATTActaaatggaaatgtgaatacatAATATTGAACTGGTTGTAAATTACATCTCTACTTTACCGTCTTTGAAACTTAGCAAGGAATACTTCACCATACACGGATATTTAAATAAAAGTTTTGTTGAACATGTCACAACGTATTAACTTCCGAAAAGGGGGTGATTTACCAGCGTTCACAGAGTAACTTAGTAAAGGAAGGACGCTCACGGAGCACCTGTGTGCTACATCTCACATGGTATTAACCTCTGAAAAGGAGGTGGTTTACCAGTGTTCCCGGAGTAACTTAGTAAAGGAAGGACGCTCATGGAGCACCTATGTGGTACTGGCGCTGCTTTAGGTATATGCACATGGATTAGATTTAATTTAAATAATTGATTGCGGAAAAACAGAGGGATCAGGCTGGGCTGCTGTTATCTAATAACTCTTCAGGAAATATATAACAAAGGTAACTCTTCAGGAAGTATATAACAAAAATACCTCAATTCACACACTTCAAATAAATGCTTCCCTGTTCACATTGGATCAGCTCAAATACCAACTCCTGTCTTCACCTTACTGTTCATCAAGTCACCTTTGACACTTTCAAAAGCTCCCCTGGTTCAAGCATTACTGTTTTTTTCTAACCTGAAAGATTGGAGCATTATTGCGAGTTGAGGTGGGCTACCTATTGCCATAACACCTGCCCATCTCGCTCAAACTAGCAGAGCTTATAGTGCCTGATTCTGGCCCTGAGAGACAACTTTAAAAGATGCAGCTCCTTCCAGGGCCTTTTTGTAAAACAGAATGAGTGGTTGATTGTAACGCCCGGCCTTTACATTATACGCAGAGATAAGGCAAACAAACATTCATTCATATAATTTATTATTCAACAATATCAGTCATTAAGAGAATCCATCACAACTAATAATTCACCGGATATATCCCCGCAACGGATGTGTGCATTtaacctttttcctctttttctgccttcACGTGGTATCTGATTTAATGTTGTAAGTTTGGGACCTAGGATGCTCCTTTGTGACTGGATGGGCATTGGGCAGATCGGTGTGAGTTATCCACAGGTGAggctgcatttctacctttccatATTTCTTATATTCAAGTTTACCTCATTTCCTGTCCTTCAGCTCCCCTACGTCTGGACACTCACTCTGCAGCGTTCAGCAGAAGTCAGATAATGGCCTTACAGTCAAGAGGCCACGGCTGTCAGCGTAGGGATTACAAGCTTATTTTTGGAAGCTCGCctgtgaggtacaaacagaggaggcacATAGGTATTTGtctatgaggtacaaacagagaagGTGCAGCGGTAGGTGCTTAGGAGGAACAgaagaggtgcagaggtaggtgcgaatgaggtacaaacagaggaggcgaACAGGTAGGTGttcatgaggtacaaacagaggaggcgtACAGGTAGACGTGTATGAGTTACAAGCATAGAAGGTGCATAGGTAGGTGCATGTGAGGTAGAAACAGGAGGTGCACATGTAGGGGCTTATGAGCTACAAACAGAGGAGACACACAGGTAGGTGCCTATGAAGTACATAGAGAGACGGTGCAGAGGTAGGTGTTTCTGAGGTATAAACAGAGGAGGCGCACAGGTAGATGCTTATAAGCTACAAACAGAGGAGGTTCACATGTAGATGCCTAtgagggagtgaatgtttgatttgttctgtattccttccatcatctgttctttttgcttttgtcgtccGAAGGTCAGGCACCAGACTACCTCTGCTCCAGCCGGTAGCGCCTCTCTTTGACCCCTTGCCAACTTCAGATGTGATGCTCTCTGCCGCATCCTTCTGGGAAGCGCTGGCAAGTTGGGAATTCTCTCACTCTTTGCCAAGGAAATAGCACTATTGATGCCCATGTGAAACGTGTGTGTCTATGGGGCATGCATGGGCACTTGGCTCTACCTGTTCTTTCTGTACACAGGAGGCGTGCACCCTGCACTCCATCCACCCACATTTCAATCTGCGTTTTGCCTGCTACGTAGTGGAAAGGTGTTAACCAAAAGTAATTACCATACAGCATGGTCAACAACAGTACAAACTTCCCCATATGCGAGATCGACTAAAGAATAGCTGGCAGTAGCATACACTTTGTCAAACCCCCAGAATAATTACATGTGTAATCTGACTGACTGATGGAacgtttgcagttttttttttcaccacCATCTTAATTACATTTTGTTCGCATTGAAAATAATTTCAGCGTAGTGGGAGAGAAAAATCAGGTAAAATTGCTAAAAAACCGATCAGACAGCAACTGTAaaagaaaattgcaatttttgctcTTTAGTACCGAGACGTTAGGTTACAcctaattttcttatttttttcccccaaaaaaatgtacctgatttgcttctaacctaggcacaatttgacaaatctaaacaaaatctggcataaaactggaATTTATTTTTTAGTCCAGTTCGATCTGCTAATAACTGTGGCACAGTTTGATAAATCGGCACAGAATTTAGCAGAGTATTAGGACActtgtaataggcctcaagaaaatgaCAGAAGGCCTACTCTGATCAACACACGAcgtagaaaacaaatgtgcagaagtgtaCATGATACATGAAAAGTACAAGCCTCGGTTTGAATACAATGATCACGTAGggatgcagggacagaaaggagaatgaagagagagtccaggtgcagagtaaaagcagtcacagtccgacttcgcatgccatagataatttagaaggacTCATATATAAAGcagagtctgagccactttctgatatcAGGGTTAGGAGAAGGGATACATCATGACAGGCTGAAAGGGAGACACggcactagatgtttgtgtttcaaggttggcagggagtgGCAGACAGACTGTAAAACTTCAAAGTTGGTAgacgtgtagggaggacatattgatagagttcaaaGGGTAGGATCGAAGGTCACTGTGTATGTAGgaagatatatatgtattatatctgtTATTGCTGCATTTTAGTAACAGGTAGTCAGATAGCGTTTAAAGAATTATAGTCTTTGTTAATTGTAAATGTAatgaaggaggtggaacttagGTGCCCACCAAGAGCATAAAAATCGCTgattgtaagagctgagttgagtgtggcttcagttacacaactgtgctgtactcccggccATATTTTAATTACTTATAAATATTctcaattattattagaattgtgtcacttctttatttctgacaaaaactCAACTACATTTTGGCGAATGGCAGCCAGGAGCCCGCTACTTCCACAAATCCCTGGATGCAGCTGAAGGAAGCACCGCCGGTGATGCTTCAATAGAACATTGCGCTCAAACCAGGTGAGAATTACACCTGTCTGTTCAAGCGGACGGGTGAAATTCCAGAGCCTGCTTACCAAAAAAGTAGGAAGGGTTGGGCTTCAAACTCTGATAGTTAAAAGTGCATAATTCTGTTGTAATTGTAGTATGTGGAAGTAAGTGCATGCAGgatttgtgtgttttaaaaaaaatataatgttgATGTAGAAATGAAATGTGATATCCCGGCCAGGCTGGAAGACACACTATTGCCCATATTATggcaatggcggtaaatcccacttaccgctacgCTGACTACtgacaacataccgctgcagcggcagatatccgtatatcatgacacacacacacaccaatacgtcactatttagccacacacacacaagtccgccacaccaaaagtcagtgataaaccggcggtatcaaaacccacaccgttacgccaaaagaacaacgcccatcacattatgaccaacgaatcaccacggcggacattcaatggcggtaaaccattggcggtacataccgccacgctcaaaatacacacacacataccaagcagcacaacattggacaattcaagctacacacacttgacacccatacacacaccacacccacgcacaccactataaaatacacacccacagtacccacaaccctttaccattacaaacaattgcgacaagatagacaccacgaccacagacaagaccagagccacacaccacaatcacctatacaccacccacgcacctcacaacatgtAGGAAGGGTTGtgttgagtgaaataacatccacgttatttcacagccatttttcactgcacttaagtaacttataagtcacctatatgtctaaccctcacgtagtgaaggttaggtgcaaagttactaagtgtgagggcaccctggcactagccaaggtgcccccacatagttcagggcaatttccctggactttgtgagtgcggggaaaccattgcacgcgtgcactacacatggatcaatacctatatttagcttcacaatggtaactccgaatatggccatgtaacatgtctaagatcatggaattgtccccccatgccaaatctggtattggggtgccaatcccatgcatctcctgggctccagcattgtccccgggtactgccaaactagctctctggggttttcactgcagctaccgctgctgccaacccacagacaggcgtctgccctcctggggtctgggcagcccagtcccaggaagacagaacaaagtatttcctctgagagagggtgttacaccctctccctttggaaataggtgttaagggcctgagaggagtagcctctcctggcctctgggaatgctttgaagggcacagatggtgccctccttgcataaaccagtctacaccggttcagggatcccccagcccctgctctggcgcgaaattggacaaaggaaaggggagtgaccactcccctttccatcaccacccaggggtggtgctcagagctcccctagtgtgtcccagacctctgccatcttgaatgcagaggtgtgagggcacaatggagacatctgagtggccagtgccagcaggtgacatcagagacccctcctgataggtgcttacctggttaggtggccaatcctcctctgagggctatttagggtctctcatgtgggtttctcgtcagataacgaatgcaagagctcaccagagttcctctgcatctccctctccgacttctgccaaggattgaccactgactgctccaggacgcctgcataaccgcaacaaagta
It encodes the following:
- the LOC138278796 gene encoding zinc finger protein 665-like → MSSHLRRHQQAHTGEKPFKCSACAKCFSMSSQLQRHQRTHTGEKPFKCSECAKCFSMSSQLQRHQRTHTGESQLQRHRRTHTGEKPFKCSECAKCFSMSSQLQRHQRTHTGEKPFKCSECGSAFIYSSSLRIHQRTHTGEKPFKCNECLKSFSHLSNLKRHQRTHTGEKPFKCSECGSAFIYSSSLRSHQRTHTGEKPFKCSECLKSFSQLSNLKTHQRTHTGEKPFKCSECGSAFTYPSTLMIHQQTHKGEKTFKCSECVKSFSQLSKLKRHQRTHTGEKPFKCSECGSAFVYSSSLRIHQRTHTGEKPFKCSECVKSFSQLSNLKTHQRTHTGEKPFKCSECGSAFIYSSSLRNHQRTHTVEKPFKCSECGSTFSYASSLGTHQRTHTGEIPFKCSECGNSFSKLSHLHRHQRTHTGENP